Proteins encoded in a region of the Geobacillus genomosp. 3 genome:
- a CDS encoding ABC transporter permease: MIDAHKLWQQRLQAEGKKRIRYLRYMLNDHLLVGLVIVLGGIAVMYERWVETLPDSFPYPAIAAAVFGWAVSSGTVRTLFREADAVFLLAAEWQLSPYIRRAFLFSSVWHVYGLCLVLLLAGPLHARFSPVPWPLFLLGLAGLKLWNLWVAWKGSFVAELSFHRQSALARFGLAALAVYFWLAGAPWPFSAVIVALMGALSIYLLRLTKGKGWKWEWLIAEEQRAARAFYRLANLFTDVPQWREEAKRRRWLDPLLRLIPYGKRNVFFHLYVRTFLRAGGYAGLYIRLTVLGSVLLAVVDHEYARAAIVFFFLYLTVVQLAALPSRHRYSLWTQLYPLPPTEPAAAANRLFSILLIGQNTVFHLVLFVVSPHPLWLATWVGGIVWGVWTAGRYVRPRHGLKAER, translated from the coding sequence ATGATCGATGCTCATAAGCTTTGGCAACAACGTCTCCAAGCCGAAGGAAAAAAAAGGATCCGCTATTTGCGCTATATGTTGAACGATCATTTGCTCGTCGGTTTGGTCATCGTCCTCGGCGGTATAGCGGTCATGTACGAGCGCTGGGTCGAGACGCTCCCGGACTCGTTCCCGTATCCTGCCATTGCGGCGGCCGTGTTCGGCTGGGCAGTCTCATCCGGGACGGTGCGCACGTTATTTCGCGAGGCGGATGCGGTGTTTCTGTTGGCGGCTGAATGGCAGCTATCTCCGTATATTCGCCGGGCGTTTCTTTTCTCTTCGGTGTGGCACGTATACGGCCTCTGCCTGGTGCTATTGCTGGCCGGACCGCTTCATGCCAGATTTTCCCCGGTTCCGTGGCCGCTTTTTTTGCTTGGTCTTGCGGGCTTAAAGCTTTGGAATTTATGGGTCGCTTGGAAAGGAAGCTTTGTCGCCGAGTTGTCTTTTCATCGTCAAAGTGCACTCGCCCGCTTCGGGTTGGCGGCGTTAGCCGTTTATTTTTGGTTGGCGGGGGCTCCATGGCCGTTTTCGGCAGTGATTGTTGCGCTGATGGGCGCCCTTTCGATTTATTTGTTACGTTTGACGAAAGGGAAAGGGTGGAAATGGGAATGGCTCATTGCTGAGGAGCAGCGCGCAGCAAGGGCGTTTTACCGGCTGGCTAATTTGTTTACTGATGTTCCACAATGGCGGGAGGAAGCGAAGCGGCGGCGTTGGCTTGACCCGCTGCTTCGCCTTATCCCGTATGGGAAGCGGAACGTCTTTTTTCACTTGTACGTGCGTACGTTTCTCCGCGCCGGTGGGTATGCCGGGCTATACATCCGCCTGACGGTGCTCGGGAGCGTGTTGCTCGCTGTGGTCGATCACGAATACGCCCGGGCGGCGATCGTGTTTTTCTTTCTTTATTTGACTGTTGTTCAGTTGGCAGCGCTGCCTTCCCGCCACCGCTATTCGCTGTGGACGCAGCTGTATCCGCTGCCGCCGACAGAGCCGGCTGCGGCTGCCAACCGGTTGTTCTCCATCTTGCTCATCGGGCAAAATACGGTGTTTCATCTCGTATTGTTCGTTGTTTCCCCGCACCCCCTTTGGCTCGCCACGTGGGTGGGTGGAATCGTTTGGGGCGTTTGGACGGCCGGACGGTATGTCCGCCCGCGGCACGGCTTAAAAGCCGAGCGTTAA
- the hemE gene encoding uroporphyrinogen decarboxylase: MTRRMNDTFLRACRGEKTDYVPVWYMRQAGRSQPEYRALKEKYSLFEITHQPELCAYVTRLPVEQYGVDAAILYKDIMTPLPAMGVNVEIQGGVGPVIANPIRSLQDVERLGEIDPDYDVPYVLETIRLLVTEQLDVPLIGFAGAPFTLASYMIEGGPSKNYYKTKAFMYAEPAAWFALMDKLAGMTIRYVKAQIEAGASAVQIFDSWVGAVNADDYRTFIKPAMARIFAALREEGVPLIMFGVGAGHLAREWNDLPLDVIGLDWRLSIREARRQGITKAIQGNLDPAVLLAPWNVIEERVKRILDEGTEQPGYIFNVGHGIFPDVQPATLKRLTAFIHEYTSAK, from the coding sequence ATGACAAGACGAATGAACGATACGTTTTTGCGCGCCTGCCGCGGCGAAAAAACGGATTATGTGCCGGTGTGGTACATGCGGCAAGCCGGGCGGTCGCAACCGGAGTATCGGGCGTTGAAAGAAAAGTATTCACTGTTTGAGATCACACACCAGCCGGAGCTTTGCGCTTACGTCACGAGGCTTCCGGTTGAGCAATATGGCGTTGATGCTGCGATTTTATATAAAGACATTATGACGCCGCTGCCGGCAATGGGCGTTAATGTAGAGATTCAGGGTGGCGTCGGGCCGGTGATCGCCAACCCGATCCGCTCGCTTCAAGACGTCGAACGGCTCGGGGAAATCGATCCGGATTATGATGTGCCGTACGTGCTTGAGACGATCCGGTTGCTTGTCACCGAACAGCTCGACGTGCCGCTCATTGGGTTTGCCGGCGCGCCGTTTACGTTGGCGAGCTATATGATTGAAGGCGGCCCGTCGAAAAACTATTATAAAACGAAAGCGTTTATGTACGCCGAGCCGGCGGCATGGTTTGCGTTAATGGACAAGCTCGCCGGGATGACGATCCGCTATGTGAAAGCACAAATTGAGGCGGGGGCAAGCGCCGTGCAAATTTTTGACTCTTGGGTTGGCGCGGTGAATGCGGACGATTACCGGACGTTTATTAAGCCGGCGATGGCGCGCATTTTTGCCGCTTTGCGTGAGGAAGGTGTACCGCTCATCATGTTTGGCGTCGGGGCGGGCCATTTGGCGCGCGAGTGGAACGATTTGCCGCTTGACGTCATCGGTCTTGATTGGCGGCTATCGATTCGTGAAGCGCGCCGCCAAGGCATTACGAAAGCCATCCAAGGCAACTTGGATCCGGCGGTGCTGCTCGCGCCATGGAATGTGATTGAAGAGCGGGTGAAACGCATTTTGGACGAAGGAACGGAGCAGCCGGGCTATATTTTTAACGTGGGACACGGCATTTTCCCTGATGTGCAGCCGGCCACATTGAAACGGCTCACAGCTTTTATCCATGAGTATACTTCAGCAAAGTAA
- the hemH gene encoding ferrochelatase has protein sequence MAKNIVGLLVMAYGTPYKEEDIERYYTHIRHGRKPPQEQIDDLKARYQAIGGLSPLSNITEAQAKQLEKRLNAVQEDVEFRAYLGLKHIEPFIEDAVERMHADGIKEAVGIVLAPHYSTFSIRSYNERAKAAAGRLGGPAIYTIDQWYDEPKFLQYWTEQVKAIFDAMPERERERAVLIVSAHSLPEKIIEAGDPYPVQLEDTARRIAEQAGVAHYAVGWQSAGNTPEPWLGPDVQDLTRLLHEEHGYTSFVYAPVGFVADHLEVLYDNDIECKQVTEEIGARYYRPEMPNTDPLFIDALATVVLKRFAKEGDQHE, from the coding sequence ATGGCCAAGAACATTGTCGGACTGCTTGTGATGGCGTACGGCACTCCGTACAAAGAAGAGGATATCGAGAGATACTATACACATATCCGCCATGGGCGGAAGCCGCCGCAAGAACAAATCGATGATTTAAAAGCGCGCTATCAAGCCATCGGCGGCCTGTCGCCGCTTTCGAACATTACGGAAGCGCAGGCGAAGCAACTCGAGAAACGGCTGAATGCTGTGCAAGAGGACGTGGAGTTTCGCGCGTATTTGGGGTTGAAACATATCGAGCCGTTCATTGAGGACGCGGTTGAACGCATGCACGCCGACGGCATAAAAGAGGCGGTCGGCATCGTGTTGGCGCCGCATTATTCCACATTCAGCATCCGCTCGTACAACGAGCGGGCCAAAGCGGCAGCCGGGCGGCTCGGCGGCCCGGCCATTTATACGATTGACCAGTGGTATGACGAACCGAAGTTTTTGCAATATTGGACCGAACAGGTGAAAGCCATTTTTGATGCCATGCCGGAACGTGAGCGGGAGCGGGCTGTGTTGATCGTCTCGGCCCACAGCCTGCCGGAAAAAATCATCGAGGCCGGGGATCCGTATCCAGTACAGCTTGAAGACACGGCAAGGCGCATCGCCGAACAGGCCGGCGTCGCCCATTACGCCGTCGGCTGGCAAAGTGCCGGCAACACACCGGAACCATGGCTGGGCCCGGATGTACAAGATTTGACGCGTCTCCTCCATGAAGAGCACGGCTATACGTCGTTCGTTTATGCGCCGGTCGGCTTTGTTGCCGATCATTTGGAAGTGTTGTATGACAACGACATTGAATGCAAACAAGTAACCGAAGAAATTGGCGCCCGCTATTACCGGCCGGAGATGCCAAACACCGATCCACTGTTTATTGATGCGTTGGCGACGGTCGTGTTAAAGCGGTTCGCAAAAGAAGGCGATCAGCATGAGTGA
- the hemY gene encoding protoporphyrinogen oxidase, which produces MSEEQRTVVIIGGGITGLTAAYYLQKAIKEQHLPLACKLVEATHRLGGKVQTVVRDGFVIERGPDSFLARKTSAFRLVKEVGLEQEIVHNATGKSYILVNGKLYPIPGGAVMGIPTRIAPFVATGLFSPAGKLRAALDFVLPPVKTDGDMPLGRFFRRRLGDEVVDNLIEPLLSGIYAGDIDEMSLMATFPQFFQLEQKYGSLVRGAKRTTPKEQKERKGAFQTLKTGLQSLVEEVEKRLEPGSVIKGTRVERIARAGSVYQLQLSNGETWEADSVIITTPHHIVPDMFADYPFFAPFRSVPLTSVATVALAFPEQAIRQDIDGTGFVVSRRSDYTMTACTWTHKKWPHTTPSGKALLRGYVGRPGDEEIVDQPDDEIVRVVLDDLNKVMKIDGQPEFAVISRWKRAMPQYTVGHRERLAKIKQHMAAELPGVFLAGSSYEGLGLPDCIDQGEKAVRDVLDYLWQGKPDRPAEALYSGVH; this is translated from the coding sequence ATGAGTGAAGAACAACGGACGGTTGTGATTATCGGCGGCGGCATTACGGGTCTTACTGCCGCCTACTACTTGCAAAAAGCGATCAAAGAACAGCATCTACCGCTGGCATGCAAGCTTGTTGAGGCGACGCACCGGCTCGGCGGAAAAGTGCAGACAGTCGTCCGCGACGGCTTTGTCATTGAGCGTGGCCCGGACTCGTTTCTAGCACGGAAAACGAGCGCATTTCGACTTGTGAAAGAAGTCGGGCTTGAACAGGAAATCGTCCATAATGCGACCGGAAAGTCGTACATTTTAGTTAACGGAAAGCTATATCCGATTCCGGGCGGGGCGGTGATGGGCATCCCGACGCGCATTGCCCCGTTTGTGGCGACCGGGTTGTTTTCCCCTGCGGGCAAGCTGCGGGCGGCGCTCGATTTTGTGCTGCCGCCGGTGAAAACAGACGGTGACATGCCGCTTGGCCGCTTTTTTCGCCGCCGTTTAGGCGATGAAGTGGTAGACAATTTGATCGAACCGTTGCTGTCCGGCATTTATGCCGGCGACATCGACGAAATGAGCTTAATGGCGACATTCCCGCAGTTTTTTCAGCTTGAACAAAAATATGGAAGCCTCGTTCGTGGTGCAAAACGAACGACGCCAAAAGAGCAAAAGGAGCGAAAAGGGGCGTTTCAGACATTAAAAACGGGTTTGCAGTCGCTTGTTGAAGAGGTGGAGAAACGGCTTGAGCCGGGCAGCGTCATAAAAGGAACGCGCGTGGAGCGGATCGCCCGCGCCGGTTCGGTGTACCAGCTGCAATTGAGCAACGGTGAAACATGGGAGGCAGACAGTGTGATCATCACCACGCCACACCATATTGTGCCTGACATGTTTGCCGATTACCCGTTTTTTGCCCCGTTCCGATCGGTGCCGCTGACGTCGGTGGCGACGGTCGCGCTTGCTTTTCCGGAACAAGCGATCCGCCAAGATATTGACGGCACCGGGTTTGTCGTCTCGCGCCGCAGCGATTATACGATGACGGCGTGCACGTGGACGCACAAAAAATGGCCGCATACGACACCATCCGGTAAAGCGCTGCTGCGCGGCTATGTCGGACGTCCAGGCGATGAGGAGATCGTCGATCAGCCGGATGACGAGATTGTCCGCGTTGTATTGGATGATTTAAACAAGGTGATGAAAATTGACGGCCAGCCGGAGTTTGCCGTCATCTCCCGATGGAAACGGGCGATGCCGCAATATACGGTCGGGCATCGCGAGCGGCTGGCGAAGATTAAGCAACATATGGCCGCCGAGTTGCCTGGGGTGTTTTTGGCCGGCAGCTCCTATGAAGGACTTGGGTTGCCGGATTGCATTGATCAAGGGGAGAAGGCAGTCCGTGACGTGCTTGATTATTTGTGGCAAGGGAAACCCGACCGGCCGGCAGAAGCCCTGTACAGCGGTGTCCATTAG
- a CDS encoding TetR/AcrR family transcriptional regulator yields the protein MASDRKRQIIEAAAQSFAAFGYKATTMEQIAKLANVGKGTIYTFFKSKEELLDEIVSSLIAEIKAEAEQAMAPSLPFSENVHRALYRILEFRQRHQLTAKLLQEVRNIGTAAVQDVLAKLDREMVEFIRQKIEAAVEKGEIRPCNSEITAFLMLKVYIALIVDWEKDHEPLTKEQIAELFALYFLQGLSK from the coding sequence ATGGCAAGCGACCGTAAACGGCAAATTATCGAGGCGGCGGCCCAATCGTTTGCTGCGTTCGGCTATAAGGCGACAACGATGGAGCAAATTGCTAAGCTCGCCAACGTCGGCAAAGGGACGATTTACACGTTTTTTAAAAGCAAAGAGGAGCTGCTTGATGAAATCGTTTCATCTTTGATCGCAGAAATCAAGGCAGAAGCTGAGCAGGCGATGGCTCCGTCGTTGCCATTTTCCGAAAACGTCCATCGCGCTTTGTACCGCATTTTGGAATTCCGTCAGCGCCACCAATTGACGGCGAAGCTGCTCCAAGAAGTGCGCAACATTGGCACTGCGGCGGTACAGGACGTGCTGGCCAAGCTCGACCGGGAGATGGTTGAGTTTATCCGGCAAAAAATTGAGGCAGCGGTGGAAAAAGGGGAAATCCGTCCGTGCAATTCGGAAATTACCGCATTTTTAATGTTGAAGGTGTACATTGCCTTGATCGTCGATTGGGAAAAAGATCATGAGCCGCTGACAAAAGAGCAAATTGCCGAACTGTTTGCCCTTTATTTTTTACAAGGATTGTCCAAGTAG
- a CDS encoding YhgE/Pip domain-containing protein produces the protein MLMKELQAILLRPKVLIPVLAVLFIPLLYSGSFLWAFWDPYGHLDRLPVAVVNEDEGALLDGKKIQLGNDVVKRLKENGTFDWQFVSRKQADDGLEDGTYYMAVMIPKDFSANATTVQSGKPKPLKLVYIPNEGANYLAGKIGDSAIEAIKEEMANNVTRTYVETMLAKMQEAADGLGEAGKGASQLHDGVQAARKGGRALVDGMTGAEQGSARLSAGAKQAKDGADELTRYLTELAEKSLTFENGLQAANSGAKQVQDGTASLADGLGQLAGGSRELADGATAAQHGAASLAGGLHDSLSALKELQTQLPVLTDGANRLQHDASQLSGEVEMWKRKANEAAAGGSEVQKGLEQYAAGLQVLAAKAQDPQEKETLQALYEQLQPLVEESGNVANGVGALADGMEPIQNGLSRLAGAASALASGQQAAQSGVGKLVNGQQQLVNGADRLLAAQQTLADGADKLAKQLQHAHDGAQTLAAGSRELAEGVNKLASGSAGFVSGTNQLAEGANQLSNGVSAVAEGASSLHEGLGRLARGGESLLGGLGRLEDGAEQLADRLQEGAEKADGIHADDQASQMIADPVQKDKQPLYHVPNYGTGFAPYFLSLGLFVGALLLTIVFPLREPAGRPSSGFAWFFGKWGVLAAAAAAQTLLADAWLLYGLGLHVQSVGRFVLLTWIISMTFMMIVQCLVTLFDNPGRFVAILLLIAQLIGSAGTYPLELVPGALQRIHQWLPMTHAIRGLRAVILSGDFTLMWKEASILAGVAAVFAAATLGYFLLLYRRRYRAWAETETAA, from the coding sequence ATGCTGATGAAAGAATTGCAAGCTATTCTGCTCCGCCCGAAAGTGCTCATTCCGGTTCTTGCGGTTTTGTTCATTCCCCTTCTTTATAGCGGATCGTTTTTGTGGGCGTTTTGGGATCCGTACGGTCATTTGGATCGATTGCCGGTTGCGGTCGTCAATGAAGATGAGGGGGCGCTGCTTGACGGCAAGAAAATTCAGCTTGGCAACGATGTCGTGAAACGGCTGAAGGAAAATGGTACGTTTGATTGGCAGTTTGTCAGCCGCAAGCAGGCGGATGATGGGTTAGAGGACGGAACGTATTATATGGCGGTCATGATCCCGAAAGATTTTTCCGCCAACGCAACAACGGTGCAAAGCGGGAAGCCGAAGCCGCTGAAACTGGTGTACATCCCGAATGAAGGGGCGAACTATTTGGCGGGAAAAATCGGCGATTCCGCGATAGAAGCCATTAAGGAAGAAATGGCGAACAATGTGACAAGAACTTATGTAGAGACGATGTTGGCGAAGATGCAAGAGGCAGCTGACGGGCTCGGTGAGGCGGGCAAAGGGGCGAGCCAGCTGCATGACGGGGTGCAAGCCGCGCGAAAAGGGGGCCGCGCACTTGTCGATGGAATGACAGGGGCGGAGCAAGGCAGCGCCCGTCTGTCTGCTGGAGCGAAGCAAGCCAAGGACGGGGCGGACGAGTTAACCCGTTATTTAACTGAGTTGGCCGAGAAATCGCTGACGTTTGAAAACGGCTTGCAAGCCGCTAACAGCGGAGCGAAACAAGTGCAGGACGGGACGGCGTCGCTTGCAGACGGCCTTGGGCAGCTGGCTGGCGGAAGCCGCGAGCTTGCCGATGGTGCAACCGCCGCTCAACATGGGGCGGCATCGCTTGCGGGCGGGCTTCATGATTCGCTTTCTGCCCTCAAAGAGCTGCAAACGCAGTTGCCGGTGTTAACGGATGGCGCCAATCGACTTCAACACGACGCGTCTCAACTAAGCGGAGAGGTTGAAATGTGGAAGCGAAAAGCGAATGAAGCTGCCGCCGGGGGGAGCGAAGTGCAAAAAGGACTCGAGCAGTATGCCGCCGGGTTGCAAGTGTTGGCTGCCAAGGCGCAAGATCCGCAGGAAAAGGAAACGTTGCAGGCGCTGTATGAACAGCTTCAGCCGCTCGTTGAGGAAAGCGGAAATGTGGCAAATGGTGTCGGAGCGTTGGCTGATGGAATGGAGCCGATCCAAAACGGGCTTTCCCGCCTCGCGGGCGCCGCGTCCGCTCTTGCCTCCGGACAGCAGGCGGCACAGTCTGGTGTAGGAAAACTCGTTAACGGGCAACAACAGTTGGTCAATGGGGCAGATCGTCTACTCGCCGCCCAACAAACATTGGCCGACGGAGCGGACAAGTTGGCCAAACAGCTGCAACATGCGCATGACGGAGCGCAAACGCTTGCTGCCGGAAGCCGCGAGCTTGCCGAGGGGGTCAACAAACTGGCTTCCGGTTCAGCCGGCTTCGTCTCGGGGACAAATCAATTAGCCGAAGGGGCCAACCAGCTTTCCAATGGCGTTTCCGCTGTGGCGGAGGGGGCGTCTTCACTTCATGAAGGGCTTGGCCGCCTTGCCCGCGGCGGAGAATCGCTCCTAGGCGGCCTCGGCCGGCTTGAGGATGGAGCGGAGCAGCTGGCCGACCGCTTGCAAGAAGGAGCGGAAAAAGCGGATGGCATTCATGCGGACGATCAGGCGTCGCAAATGATTGCCGATCCGGTGCAAAAGGATAAACAGCCGCTTTATCATGTGCCGAACTACGGAACCGGGTTTGCCCCGTACTTTTTGTCGCTCGGCTTGTTCGTCGGGGCGCTGTTGTTGACGATCGTCTTTCCGCTGCGTGAACCGGCCGGGCGCCCATCGTCAGGCTTTGCTTGGTTTTTCGGGAAATGGGGAGTGCTTGCCGCGGCGGCGGCGGCACAAACGCTTTTGGCTGATGCATGGCTGCTTTATGGCCTTGGTTTGCATGTGCAGAGCGTCGGCCGCTTTGTTTTGTTGACGTGGATCATCAGCATGACTTTCATGATGATCGTTCAATGCCTTGTCACACTCTTTGACAATCCGGGACGGTTTGTCGCGATTTTGCTTTTGATCGCACAGTTGATTGGAAGCGCCGGCACGTATCCGCTTGAACTCGTTCCAGGTGCGTTGCAGCGCATCCACCAATGGCTGCCGATGACGCACGCCATTCGCGGGCTGCGGGCGGTGATTTTGAGCGGCGATTTCACGCTCATGTGGAAGGAGGCGTCCATATTGGCAGGAGTGGCTGCGGTCTTTGCTGCAGCGACGCTCGGGTATTTTCTTCTCCTTTACCGCCGCCGCTATCGAGCATGGGCCGAGACGGAAACAGCAGCTTGA
- the yhfH gene encoding protein YhfH, with product MLMKVLEFFKNLPPKKCSQCGKTIDEQHECYGNTCSDCLGAAYRH from the coding sequence ATGTTGATGAAAGTGTTGGAATTTTTCAAAAACCTGCCGCCGAAAAAGTGCTCGCAATGCGGCAAAACGATTGACGAGCAACACGAGTGCTACGGCAACACATGTTCTGACTGCCTTGGCGCCGCTTACCGCCACTAG
- a CDS encoding MBL fold metallo-hydrolase: MKVTVIGYWGGFPAANEATSAYLFEHDGFRLLVDCGSGALAKLQNYTAVENLDAVIVSHYHYDHIADIGPLQYARLIHKNLGANLPVLPIYGHKEDEAAFARLTHSGITEGNTYDPEGTLVVGPFSLTFLKTAHPVPCYAMRITAGGKTVVYTADSSYMPEFAPFAKGADLLICECNFYAGQNAAPAGHMTSEEAAAIAEGAGVGELWLTHLPHVGRHEQLVEEAERTFRGVIRLARTGLVWAL; this comes from the coding sequence ATGAAAGTGACAGTCATCGGTTATTGGGGAGGGTTTCCGGCCGCCAATGAGGCGACATCTGCTTACTTGTTTGAGCATGACGGGTTTCGTTTGCTTGTCGACTGCGGGAGCGGAGCGCTTGCCAAGCTGCAAAACTACACGGCTGTAGAAAACTTGGACGCCGTCATCGTCTCCCACTATCATTATGACCATATCGCCGACATCGGTCCGCTCCAATATGCGCGTCTCATTCATAAAAATTTAGGAGCGAACCTGCCGGTGTTGCCGATTTACGGCCACAAAGAAGATGAGGCGGCCTTCGCCCGCCTGACGCATAGCGGCATTACGGAGGGAAACACCTATGATCCGGAAGGGACGCTTGTTGTTGGGCCGTTTTCGCTTACATTTCTAAAAACAGCCCATCCGGTGCCATGCTACGCTATGCGCATTACCGCTGGGGGCAAGACTGTCGTGTATACGGCTGATTCAAGCTACATGCCGGAATTTGCACCGTTTGCAAAAGGAGCTGACTTGCTCATTTGCGAGTGCAATTTTTACGCCGGGCAAAACGCAGCCCCGGCCGGCCATATGACGAGCGAGGAGGCGGCGGCCATCGCCGAGGGGGCGGGTGTTGGTGAACTATGGTTGACGCACTTGCCGCACGTTGGCAGGCACGAACAGCTCGTTGAAGAAGCGGAGCGGACGTTCCGCGGCGTCATTCGCCTCGCCCGCACCGGTTTAGTGTGGGCGCTATAA
- a CDS encoding fatty acid--CoA ligase family protein, translated as MNVTTRLAQIAKQLPDKEAYVFMGERCTYQQLYAAASRFADGLMQLGIRRGDHVALLLGNSPQFIISLYGALRLGATVIPINPIYTPEEIAYILHNGDVKAVIGLDLLAPLVDMAKQRLPLLKQAIVCETAQGKEKGIALSAGMKPFAEVLAAGDPAFAGPELDDDDVAVILYTSGTTGKPKGAMLTHQNLYSNAQDTADYLGINEHDRVIAALPMFHVFCLTVALNAPLMNGGTVLIMPKFSPAAMFTLTREEKATIFAGVPTMYNFLYQHEGGSAADLQTLRLCISGGASMPVALLENFEKKFNVIVSEGYGLSEASPVTCFNPLDRPRKPGSIGTSIKNVENKVVNEYGEEVPAGEVGELVVRGPNVMKGYYKMPEETAAALRDGWLHTGDLARMDEDGYFYIVDRKKEMIIVGGYNVYPREVEEVLYSHPDVVEAAVIGVPDPDYGEAVRAFVVAKNPGLTEEELLAYCRERLAKYKVPGEISFLEELPKNATGKILRRTLKERLTASHS; from the coding sequence ATGAATGTAACGACGCGGTTGGCGCAAATCGCCAAACAACTGCCGGACAAAGAAGCATACGTATTTATGGGAGAACGATGCACGTACCAACAATTGTACGCTGCGGCGTCCCGGTTTGCCGACGGGTTAATGCAGCTTGGCATTCGCCGGGGCGACCATGTCGCCCTGTTGCTTGGAAACTCACCTCAGTTTATCATCAGTCTGTACGGGGCGTTGCGGCTTGGGGCGACCGTTATTCCGATCAACCCGATTTATACGCCGGAAGAAATCGCTTATATTTTGCACAATGGTGACGTGAAGGCAGTGATCGGGCTCGATTTGCTCGCTCCGCTCGTTGACATGGCAAAGCAACGTTTGCCATTGCTCAAGCAAGCTATCGTTTGCGAAACGGCGCAAGGAAAGGAAAAAGGAATCGCATTATCCGCCGGGATGAAACCGTTTGCGGAGGTGTTGGCTGCCGGCGACCCGGCGTTTGCAGGACCGGAGCTTGATGATGATGATGTCGCCGTCATTTTGTATACGTCCGGAACGACCGGCAAGCCGAAAGGGGCCATGCTCACGCATCAAAACTTGTACAGCAACGCCCAAGATACGGCTGATTACTTAGGCATCAATGAGCATGACCGCGTCATTGCCGCTTTGCCGATGTTCCACGTCTTTTGCCTGACGGTGGCGTTAAATGCACCGCTTATGAACGGGGGGACGGTGCTCATTATGCCGAAATTCAGCCCGGCCGCCATGTTTACGTTAACCCGCGAGGAAAAGGCGACGATTTTTGCCGGCGTGCCAACGATGTACAATTTCCTTTATCAGCATGAGGGAGGAAGCGCAGCTGATTTGCAGACGCTTCGGCTTTGCATCTCAGGGGGAGCTTCTATGCCGGTCGCGTTGCTTGAAAACTTTGAGAAAAAATTCAATGTGATCGTCTCGGAAGGGTATGGGTTGTCGGAGGCGTCGCCAGTGACGTGCTTCAACCCGCTTGATCGGCCGCGCAAGCCTGGCTCGATCGGGACGAGCATTAAAAACGTCGAAAACAAAGTCGTCAACGAGTACGGTGAAGAAGTGCCAGCCGGGGAAGTGGGTGAGCTTGTCGTCCGCGGTCCAAATGTTATGAAAGGGTATTACAAAATGCCGGAGGAAACAGCGGCCGCCTTGCGCGATGGCTGGCTGCACACCGGCGATTTGGCGCGCATGGACGAGGATGGTTATTTTTATATCGTCGACCGAAAAAAAGAGATGATTATCGTCGGCGGCTACAACGTATACCCACGTGAAGTCGAAGAAGTGCTGTACAGCCATCCGGACGTCGTTGAAGCGGCTGTGATTGGTGTGCCGGATCCGGATTACGGCGAAGCGGTGCGGGCGTTTGTCGTCGCGAAAAATCCGGGGCTGACTGAGGAGGAATTGCTCGCCTACTGCCGTGAGCGGTTGGCGAAGTATAAAGTGCCGGGCGAAATCAGCTTTTTAGAGGAACTGCCAAAAAACGCAACAGGAAAAATTTTACGGAGAACGTTAAAAGAACGGTTGACCGCTTCCCATAGTTGA